A portion of the Acidisarcina polymorpha genome contains these proteins:
- a CDS encoding NAD(P)-dependent oxidoreductase, with product MQHQAFQPHPEIAQRFEDLHPPFARQAATIEANRCLNCFDAPCTAACPTHIDVPRFIKKISSDNVHGSATTILEANILGASCARVCPVDVLCEGACVMHRLNEEPIQIGRLQRHAMDYFYKSGRKLSLKVSELRPEKIACIGAGPASLACAAELQQHGFQVTVFDRKPLAGGLNTYGVAEYKLRSVDSLREVELVRSLGVNFEVKDFTSQADLEQLEADFKIIFLGVGLGPMRKLNIPGENHPKVVDALEFISSYKTGGRISVGSKVVVIGAGNTAIDAANAAKRLGAEEVHVLYRREERDISAFSFEYENAKRAGIQFHWNTIPVAVHHDDMSLASIECAQVWPSDKDEFRKIPSSSFHLECHLLIPAIGQAGLLEFLSKCRGVELAQERVVVERATGQTANPRYFAGGDCVNGGREVVDAVADGKRAAIGIANVLQHEAAYA from the coding sequence ATGCAACACCAGGCATTTCAACCTCACCCCGAAATCGCTCAGCGCTTTGAAGATTTACACCCTCCGTTTGCGCGCCAGGCCGCAACGATCGAAGCAAATCGATGCCTCAATTGCTTCGACGCACCATGCACGGCCGCTTGCCCGACCCACATCGATGTACCGCGCTTCATCAAGAAAATTTCTTCGGACAACGTTCACGGTTCGGCGACCACGATCCTTGAGGCAAATATTCTCGGAGCGAGCTGTGCCCGCGTCTGCCCGGTCGATGTGCTGTGCGAAGGAGCTTGCGTGATGCATCGCCTCAATGAAGAGCCAATTCAGATAGGCCGCCTGCAGCGTCATGCGATGGACTACTTCTACAAGAGCGGCAGAAAGCTTTCGCTGAAGGTCTCTGAGCTGCGCCCGGAGAAGATTGCTTGCATCGGCGCCGGTCCGGCATCGCTCGCCTGCGCGGCGGAGTTACAGCAACACGGTTTTCAAGTCACCGTCTTCGATCGGAAGCCGCTTGCGGGGGGGCTGAATACCTACGGAGTTGCCGAGTACAAACTTCGTAGTGTGGACAGTCTTCGCGAAGTGGAGTTGGTTCGTTCGCTCGGAGTGAACTTTGAAGTAAAGGATTTCACCAGCCAGGCGGATCTCGAGCAGTTGGAAGCGGACTTCAAAATCATCTTCCTCGGCGTTGGTCTGGGGCCGATGCGCAAGCTCAATATCCCGGGAGAAAACCACCCGAAGGTCGTTGATGCGTTGGAATTCATCTCCAGTTACAAGACCGGTGGCCGGATCTCGGTAGGGAGCAAAGTTGTCGTGATCGGCGCGGGCAACACTGCCATTGACGCTGCCAATGCAGCCAAACGGCTAGGCGCAGAAGAGGTCCACGTCCTATATCGCCGCGAAGAGCGCGACATCTCTGCGTTCAGCTTCGAGTACGAGAATGCCAAGCGGGCGGGCATCCAGTTTCATTGGAATACGATCCCGGTTGCAGTCCACCATGACGACATGAGCCTCGCCAGCATTGAATGCGCGCAGGTGTGGCCGAGCGACAAGGACGAGTTTCGTAAGATACCCAGTTCAAGCTTTCACCTGGAGTGTCATCTCCTGATTCCCGCGATTGGCCAGGCGGGACTGCTTGAATTTTTGAGCAAGTGCCGTGGGGTTGAACTCGCACAGGAGCGGGTGGTGGTTGAGCGCGCCACCGGGCAGACTGCGAATCCGAGGTACTTCGCTGGAGGAGACTGCGTCAACGGAGGGCGAGAGGTTGTCGATGCAGTAGCTGACGGCAAACGCGCCGCCATCGGGATTGCCAACGTCTTGCAACATGAGGCTGCTTATGCCTGA
- the preA gene encoding NAD-dependent dihydropyrimidine dehydrogenase subunit PreA produces MPDTRKFNSVPNIAAPNIAANVAGIQSPNPFWLASAPPTNCGEQIMRAFDAGWGGAVWKTIGEPIVNVSSRYSSIDWNGQRMMGLNNIELISDRPIEVNLREIAQVKKLYPKNAVIASLMVESTREAWHAIVKQSEDAGADGLELNFGCPHGMSERGMGSAVGQVPEYAEMITSWVKEVASTPVLVKLTPNITDIRAVARAAKRGGADGLSAINTINSITGIDLDTFVPRPNVDGASSHGGYCGPAVKPIALNLVQQVMSDPASMLPLSGIGGIGTWRDAAEFLLLGCSSVQVCTAAMHFGYRIVEDMIDGLQNWMSEKGFATIEDFRGLSLPRVNEWKHLNLNYKIVAHIHEDKCIGCDLCYTACWDGAHQCIHLDRVSGPVDGHVEVHSKPPDVVARSRAEITVTPIPKLDHLDRSQRLPNATPLARIPRVDETECVGCNLCSLVCPVEECITMERIDLGLPPQSWEQRTASQATAAVTNVGAD; encoded by the coding sequence ATGCCTGACACGCGGAAATTCAACAGTGTTCCCAACATTGCCGCCCCCAATATCGCCGCCAATGTTGCGGGGATTCAGTCGCCTAACCCGTTTTGGCTAGCCTCAGCACCCCCGACCAACTGCGGGGAACAGATCATGCGCGCCTTCGATGCGGGATGGGGCGGGGCGGTTTGGAAGACCATCGGCGAGCCCATCGTTAACGTGTCTTCGCGCTATTCCTCGATCGACTGGAATGGCCAACGCATGATGGGCCTGAACAACATAGAGCTGATCTCGGATCGACCGATCGAGGTCAACCTTCGCGAGATTGCACAAGTCAAAAAGCTTTATCCGAAAAATGCCGTGATTGCCTCGCTGATGGTCGAGTCGACGCGCGAGGCTTGGCACGCCATCGTCAAACAGAGTGAAGACGCGGGTGCGGACGGGCTTGAATTGAATTTCGGTTGTCCTCACGGGATGAGCGAACGCGGCATGGGAAGCGCGGTAGGGCAGGTGCCTGAGTACGCCGAGATGATCACGTCCTGGGTGAAGGAGGTCGCCAGCACGCCGGTGCTGGTCAAGCTAACTCCTAACATCACCGACATCCGGGCCGTCGCCCGGGCTGCGAAGCGGGGCGGGGCAGACGGCCTTTCCGCAATCAACACGATCAATTCGATCACCGGCATTGATCTCGACACCTTTGTTCCGCGGCCGAATGTCGATGGCGCAAGCTCTCATGGAGGCTACTGCGGACCCGCAGTCAAGCCGATCGCGTTGAACTTGGTGCAGCAAGTGATGAGCGATCCTGCCTCCATGCTGCCACTCTCAGGAATCGGAGGCATCGGCACTTGGAGGGATGCGGCGGAATTTCTTCTGCTCGGTTGCTCCTCAGTTCAGGTCTGTACCGCAGCGATGCATTTCGGCTACCGCATCGTCGAAGACATGATCGACGGCCTGCAAAACTGGATGAGCGAAAAGGGTTTCGCGACGATCGAAGATTTTCGCGGTCTGAGCCTTCCCCGGGTGAACGAATGGAAGCACCTAAATCTCAATTACAAGATTGTTGCTCACATCCACGAAGACAAATGTATCGGATGTGACCTCTGTTATACCGCGTGTTGGGATGGGGCCCATCAGTGCATTCATCTGGACCGTGTGAGCGGTCCGGTCGATGGCCATGTCGAGGTCCACAGCAAACCGCCAGACGTTGTCGCCCGCAGCCGTGCGGAGATCACGGTGACCCCGATTCCGAAACTCGATCATCTAGATAGGTCGCAGCGCCTTCCCAATGCAACCCCTTTGGCAAGAATTCCCCGCGTGGATGAGACGGAATGCGTCGGTTGCAATTTGTGCTCTCTCGTTTGTCCCGTAGAGGAGTGCATCACGATGGAGCGCATCGATCTCGGGCTGCCGCCGCAAAGTTGGGAGCAGCGTACCGCAAGTCAAGCCACTGCTGCGGTTACAAATGTAGGAGCCGACTGA